The Flammeovirgaceae bacterium genome contains a region encoding:
- a CDS encoding MGMT family protein, with protein sequence MAGKKKPYGKSNFFNDVYAVTRLIPKGRVTSYGAIARYLGTKMSSRMVGWAMHGAPKGVPAHRVVNRNGLLTGKHHFKTPYTMQRLLEREGIRVLNDKIVGFGDIFWDPARELP encoded by the coding sequence ATGGCAGGTAAGAAAAAGCCTTACGGGAAATCGAATTTCTTCAACGATGTATATGCAGTTACCCGGCTTATTCCAAAAGGCCGTGTAACAAGCTATGGGGCCATAGCCAGGTACCTGGGCACAAAAATGAGTTCGCGTATGGTGGGCTGGGCTATGCACGGGGCACCAAAGGGTGTTCCTGCCCACCGGGTGGTAAACCGCAATGGCCTGCTTACTGGTAAACATCATTTTAAAACACCTTACACGATGCAGCGCTTACTTGAAAGAGAAGGCATTCGGGTGCTTAACGATAAAATTGTGGGGTTTGGCGACATTTTCTGGGATCCTGCCCGCGAACTCCCCTGA
- a CDS encoding site-specific integrase produces MSRRFSLLFYLKKPRNYSGGPVPIYMRISIGGRRTEFATQREADPTKWKAQAGRVNGTKEEVRALNAFLDTLQAKVYEAQRKLVEADENVNVNTIREIIVGKKEKSKTLLEVFEYHNTQMKALVDVDFAPGTMERYTTALSHTKDFIKWKYNLDDIEIDKLNYEFVTEMEFYFKSVRKCCHNTSVKYISNVKKIVNICIKNGWIQKDPFFGYKMNKKQVIREYLSSDEINAVYQKEFLTDRLTLVRDIFIFSCFTGLSYADIQKLKRSEVIIGIDGDKWISTTRQKTDTVSKIPLLPIALEILEKYKEHPKCVNQDVLLPILSNQNMNAYLKEIADLVGIKKNFTFHCARHTFATTVTLTNGVPIESVSKMLGHSNLKTTQHYAKILDLKVSEDMSKLRSKLSVSRESTERAQIKIISNS; encoded by the coding sequence ATGAGTAGAAGATTCAGTTTGCTGTTCTATCTGAAGAAGCCAAGAAATTATTCAGGTGGCCCAGTTCCAATTTACATGCGCATAAGCATTGGCGGCAGAAGGACAGAGTTCGCGACCCAACGCGAAGCCGATCCCACAAAATGGAAAGCACAAGCCGGTCGTGTCAATGGCACGAAAGAAGAAGTCAGGGCACTCAATGCATTTCTTGACACACTGCAAGCGAAGGTTTATGAAGCGCAACGAAAGCTTGTAGAGGCGGATGAAAACGTCAACGTCAACACTATCCGCGAGATCATTGTCGGTAAGAAAGAAAAATCAAAAACGCTTCTCGAAGTTTTTGAGTACCACAACACTCAAATGAAAGCACTGGTGGATGTTGATTTCGCTCCAGGCACAATGGAGCGATATACAACCGCTTTATCCCATACCAAGGATTTCATTAAATGGAAATATAATCTTGACGACATTGAGATCGACAAGCTCAATTATGAGTTCGTGACCGAAATGGAGTTCTATTTCAAATCGGTTAGGAAGTGCTGCCATAACACTTCAGTGAAGTACATCAGCAACGTAAAAAAGATAGTGAACATCTGTATCAAGAATGGCTGGATACAAAAAGATCCCTTCTTCGGGTATAAGATGAACAAGAAGCAGGTTATCCGAGAATACCTTTCATCAGATGAAATCAATGCTGTCTATCAAAAAGAATTTCTTACAGATAGACTTACGCTGGTCAGAGACATTTTCATTTTCAGTTGCTTCACGGGTCTTTCATACGCAGATATTCAAAAGCTAAAACGATCCGAGGTTATCATAGGCATTGATGGTGACAAGTGGATTTCAACCACTAGACAAAAGACAGATACAGTTTCAAAGATTCCATTGCTTCCAATTGCATTGGAAATTCTCGAAAAATATAAGGAACATCCCAAGTGCGTCAATCAGGACGTACTACTTCCTATCCTTAGCAATCAGAACATGAATGCTTACCTGAAGGAAATAGCAGATTTAGTCGGCATTAAAAAGAACTTCACGTTCCATTGCGCTCGCCACACCTTCGCAACAACTGTGACTCTCACGAATGGAGTGCCTATTGAAAGTGTATCCAAAATGCTTGGTCATAGTAATCTTAAGACCACTCAACACTATGCTAAGATTCTTGACTTAAAAGTGAGCGAAGATATGAGCAAGCTTCGAAGTAAACTCAGCGTAAGTCGCGAGAGCACTGAACGTGCACAAATAAAAATCATTTCTAATTCTTAA
- a CDS encoding strawberry notch family protein, translated as MKVKTIIKAQFLQSVRNGLDAKSKNNRKSIERIAASYGINDKSEVKEYTELAIVLKARSISLSIIPLEAKYQSIVELYRSQVNISHRTSQSMLLQQYSTPAPISFLAGIFVNAEHNVSVFEPSAGNGLLTITANPSRVIVNEIDNLRRSNLQDQGYKQVLSQDATQPFKGFEKKFDAVLTNPPFGLLERDVKYETFSIEVLDHLMALRALDCMKDNGKAAIIIGGHTRYDKKGRIQKGKNRFFFNYLFSRYNVPDIIPIDGKKLYSRQGTSFDTRLILIDGRKTKPFGAAPLKDDERDKVVDSFEELFERVKRVTTPRKENSITKIELEAQALALELELMSFDELGMPYTPASSSCIVLNTVVPDSMGFETHAALQRIKEAVGGDIDEYVRIKLNYRSHVELCKALSAEQIDAVAMSVYNIEERGVGMIIGDQTGIGKGRIAASIIRYAVESGVQPVFITEKANLFSDIYRDLVAIGSAHLVPFIVNSRESKTDIKNEDGEIVYQALPVADQSRIFESKRVPKNFHFTVATYSQFNSPDKKPTKPAFLNAIAEDNIVIMDEAHNSSGSGNTGNFMQSALSKSKGVVFLSATFAKRPDNMPIYAMKTSIRDASMTRDALIEAITKGGVALQEILASQLVAEGQMIRRERSFEGVEVNYVTLEDKEQEHKAIADNITSIIRDIIKFQTKYVDEIVDELDNIAVAEGKQVEIREGTSQAGVDNLPYFSKVFNVINQMLFSIKAEAVAERAIARLKEGKKPVIAFASTMGSFIEQMESDAGLSVTDGDTINADFSVVLQKGLDGILRYTETDADGQKIFKTFDISEFPPEAQAEYHRIGDRISEATTGITISPIDVIIRKITEAGYKVAEVTGRKYELQINPKTNKALVMTRKRVNTNDAFRQFNNNEVDVLLINQSGSTGASAHAIVTPKVSKEQVKQRVMIVLQAELDINTEVQKRGRINRTGQIFKPIYDYVNSAIPAEKRLMMMLQKKLKSLDANTTSNQKSSTKILDVPDFLNKYGDRIVAEYLKENMEVNMLLDDPLGLATREVDGVELEDAAHRVSGRVAVLSTAMQQDFL; from the coding sequence ATGAAGGTTAAAACGATTATAAAGGCACAATTTCTTCAGAGCGTTCGGAACGGACTAGATGCAAAGAGCAAGAACAATAGAAAATCTATTGAGCGTATCGCTGCGTCTTATGGGATCAATGACAAGTCTGAAGTAAAAGAATACACCGAGCTTGCTATTGTTCTCAAAGCAAGAAGCATTTCGCTTTCGATCATTCCACTCGAAGCCAAATACCAAAGTATTGTTGAGCTGTATAGAAGCCAGGTGAATATTTCACACCGCACAAGCCAAAGCATGTTGCTTCAACAATACAGTACACCAGCACCCATCTCTTTCTTAGCCGGAATCTTTGTCAATGCGGAGCATAACGTTTCTGTTTTCGAGCCATCAGCAGGGAATGGCCTTCTCACGATTACCGCAAATCCTTCTCGCGTGATAGTGAACGAGATTGATAATCTGAGACGATCAAATCTCCAAGACCAGGGATACAAACAAGTCTTGTCTCAAGATGCAACTCAACCATTCAAAGGATTTGAAAAGAAGTTTGATGCGGTGCTTACGAATCCGCCTTTCGGATTGCTTGAACGCGATGTGAAATACGAAACGTTCAGTATCGAAGTCCTCGATCACTTAATGGCCTTACGCGCATTGGACTGCATGAAAGACAATGGCAAGGCAGCTATTATCATTGGTGGTCACACCCGATACGATAAGAAGGGACGAATACAAAAAGGAAAGAATCGTTTCTTCTTTAACTATCTCTTCAGTCGATACAATGTGCCTGACATTATTCCTATAGATGGCAAGAAGCTTTATTCGCGTCAAGGGACTTCTTTCGATACCCGGCTGATTCTCATTGATGGAAGGAAGACGAAACCATTTGGAGCTGCGCCATTGAAGGATGATGAACGAGATAAGGTTGTCGATTCATTTGAAGAACTATTTGAAAGAGTAAAGCGGGTAACGACTCCGCGAAAGGAAAATTCTATTACGAAGATTGAACTGGAAGCTCAGGCACTAGCCCTGGAGCTTGAACTCATGAGTTTTGATGAACTCGGAATGCCATACACACCAGCATCCAGTAGTTGTATTGTTTTGAATACGGTTGTGCCCGACTCAATGGGTTTTGAAACACATGCGGCATTGCAACGAATCAAAGAGGCAGTTGGTGGTGATATTGATGAGTACGTCAGGATCAAGCTCAACTACCGAAGTCATGTTGAATTGTGTAAGGCATTGTCTGCCGAGCAGATTGATGCGGTGGCTATGTCTGTTTACAATATTGAGGAGCGTGGTGTGGGTATGATCATCGGTGATCAGACTGGTATTGGTAAAGGGCGAATTGCTGCATCTATAATTCGCTATGCAGTTGAGTCTGGTGTTCAGCCAGTCTTTATTACGGAGAAAGCGAACTTGTTCTCCGACATTTATCGCGACCTGGTTGCCATTGGTTCGGCTCATCTTGTTCCATTTATCGTAAACTCTCGCGAGAGTAAGACTGACATCAAGAACGAAGATGGAGAGATTGTTTACCAGGCCTTGCCTGTCGCGGACCAGAGCAGGATTTTCGAGAGTAAACGAGTCCCTAAGAATTTCCATTTCACGGTAGCAACTTATTCGCAATTCAATTCTCCTGACAAGAAACCTACAAAGCCAGCATTCCTGAATGCAATCGCTGAAGATAACATTGTCATCATGGACGAGGCTCACAACTCATCCGGTTCTGGCAACACGGGAAACTTCATGCAGTCCGCTTTGTCGAAATCGAAAGGGGTTGTATTTCTCTCAGCCACGTTTGCCAAACGTCCGGATAACATGCCCATCTACGCGATGAAGACTTCAATTCGCGATGCAAGCATGACACGCGATGCACTCATTGAAGCAATTACGAAAGGTGGAGTTGCGTTGCAGGAGATTCTGGCGAGTCAGCTCGTGGCCGAAGGTCAGATGATCCGGAGAGAAAGATCTTTTGAAGGTGTTGAGGTAAACTATGTTACGCTGGAGGACAAAGAACAGGAACATAAAGCCATTGCTGATAACATCACCTCAATCATCCGAGACATCATCAAATTTCAAACAAAGTATGTAGATGAAATTGTCGATGAACTTGACAACATCGCAGTGGCTGAAGGTAAGCAAGTGGAGATTCGGGAAGGTACTTCTCAAGCCGGAGTTGATAACCTTCCATACTTCTCGAAGGTGTTCAATGTGATCAACCAAATGCTATTCAGCATCAAAGCGGAAGCTGTTGCCGAAAGAGCAATTGCGAGATTGAAAGAGGGAAAGAAACCGGTCATTGCCTTTGCCAGCACAATGGGAAGTTTCATTGAACAAATGGAAAGTGATGCCGGGCTATCTGTTACAGATGGTGATACTATCAATGCAGATTTTTCGGTCGTGCTTCAAAAAGGACTCGATGGAATTCTTCGCTATACTGAAACTGATGCCGATGGTCAAAAGATTTTCAAGACGTTTGACATCTCGGAATTTCCGCCTGAAGCGCAAGCGGAATATCATCGGATTGGTGATCGGATTAGCGAAGCAACAACAGGGATCACAATTTCTCCCATTGACGTGATTATCCGAAAGATCACAGAAGCCGGATACAAGGTTGCCGAAGTTACCGGGCGTAAGTACGAACTTCAAATAAATCCGAAAACAAACAAAGCCCTGGTGATGACTAGAAAGCGTGTCAATACCAATGACGCTTTTCGGCAGTTCAACAACAACGAAGTGGATGTTCTTCTGATCAACCAATCCGGAAGTACCGGAGCGTCTGCACATGCGATTGTTACTCCAAAAGTTTCCAAGGAACAGGTGAAGCAGAGGGTGATGATCGTATTGCAAGCGGAACTTGACATTAACACAGAGGTTCAAAAGCGTGGCCGGATTAACCGCACAGGTCAGATTTTCAAACCGATCTACGATTATGTCAACTCAGCTATTCCGGCAGAAAAGCGTTTGATGATGATGCTTCAGAAGAAACTAAAGTCACTTGACGCGAATACCACATCCAATCAGAAGTCGTCCACAAAAATCCTGGACGTCCCTGATTTCCTGAATAAGTATGGTGATCGGATCGTTGCGGAATATCTGAAAGAGAACATGGAGGTAAATATGCTCCTGGATGACCCATTGGGATTGGCAACCCGCGAAGTTGATGGGGTGGAATTGGAAGATGCCGCTCATCGGGTTTCCGGTAGAGTCGCAGTTTTGTCAACAGCCATGCAGCAAGACTTTTTATAA
- a CDS encoding sodium:solute symporter, whose product MSPAFIISIISVYFLVLILISYFTSKGATTDTFFTANRQSPWYLVAFGMIGASLSGVTFISVPGNVGKIGFGYFQVVLGYVLGYWAIIGVLMPLYYRLNVVSIYTYLEQRFSFWSYKTGAFFFLVSRTIGSSLRLYLAATVLQLFLFDAWNIPFFVTVATTIVLIWIYTFRGGIKTIVWTDTFQTFFLVSAVAISVWQVATRLNLSFGEMVQTIRESKYATVFYFDDVNSPLYFWKQFLGGAFIALTMTGMDQEIMQKNLTCRTLKDAQKNMFWLSNIIVVVNLMFLTLGALLYIYSTKNNLPVPVVSDELFPRLALNEFGLLVGIFFILGITASSYASADSALAGLTTSFCIDFLNFKDKNEQVKQRQKFYVHIGFSLLFLLIILIFKEVNNRAVIDAVLGVAGYTYGPLLGLFTFGLFTRYRVRDNLVPVVCVSSPILSYILSLNAPTWFNGYVISIEILIINGLITFAGLWLIAYKKGKGHSEISERP is encoded by the coding sequence ATGTCACCGGCCTTTATTATCTCCATCATCAGCGTTTATTTCCTGGTTCTTATTCTAATTTCGTATTTCACTTCCAAAGGCGCCACGACTGACACCTTTTTCACAGCCAACCGGCAATCGCCCTGGTACCTGGTGGCTTTTGGTATGATTGGCGCTTCGCTTTCGGGGGTAACGTTCATTTCCGTTCCGGGGAACGTAGGCAAAATCGGGTTCGGGTATTTCCAGGTGGTGCTGGGGTATGTGCTCGGCTATTGGGCAATCATTGGTGTGCTGATGCCGCTGTACTACAGGCTTAATGTCGTTTCAATCTATACCTACCTTGAGCAACGATTCAGTTTCTGGTCGTACAAAACAGGGGCTTTCTTCTTCCTGGTTTCACGTACCATCGGTTCATCCCTTCGCCTGTACCTGGCAGCAACCGTGCTTCAACTCTTTCTGTTCGATGCCTGGAACATTCCGTTTTTTGTTACCGTAGCCACTACCATTGTGCTGATCTGGATTTACACCTTTCGCGGAGGGATTAAAACCATTGTCTGGACGGATACGTTCCAAACATTCTTTCTTGTATCAGCTGTGGCTATCTCGGTTTGGCAGGTGGCCACGCGGCTTAATTTGTCGTTTGGCGAAATGGTGCAAACCATCCGTGAAAGCAAGTATGCCACCGTATTTTACTTTGATGATGTGAACTCACCCCTCTACTTCTGGAAGCAATTTCTTGGCGGAGCCTTCATTGCGCTGACGATGACGGGCATGGATCAGGAAATCATGCAAAAAAATTTAACCTGCCGAACCCTGAAAGATGCACAGAAAAATATGTTCTGGCTCAGCAACATTATTGTTGTTGTTAACCTGATGTTTCTCACGCTTGGCGCACTGCTGTACATCTACAGCACAAAAAATAACCTGCCTGTTCCGGTCGTATCCGATGAACTCTTTCCGCGACTGGCCCTGAATGAATTCGGATTGCTGGTTGGCATTTTTTTTATCCTCGGTATAACGGCTTCTTCGTATGCCAGTGCGGATTCGGCCCTGGCCGGATTAACCACTTCGTTTTGCATCGATTTCCTGAATTTTAAGGATAAGAATGAACAGGTTAAACAGCGTCAGAAGTTTTATGTACACATTGGGTTTTCACTGCTGTTCCTTCTTATCATTCTAATCTTTAAAGAAGTAAACAACCGGGCGGTAATTGATGCTGTACTCGGTGTTGCCGGCTATACCTATGGGCCGCTTTTAGGGCTCTTCACATTTGGATTATTTACCCGTTACCGGGTACGCGATAACCTGGTTCCGGTCGTCTGCGTATCATCCCCAATTCTATCGTATATACTCAGCCTTAACGCACCAACATGGTTCAATGGATATGTCATCAGCATTGAAATTCTTATCATTAATGGCCTCATTACGTTTGCCGGCCTTTGGCTGATAGCCTATAAAAAAGGAAAAGGCCATTCCGAAATTTCGGAACGACCTTAA
- a CDS encoding Ig-like domain-containing protein, whose translation MFRIFSIVFILSGHTLLAQNGHDLIFPDSAGWSVRSEGEIITFRIKAIPQEGIQSISITGLETFGMQVDSTGNFTWTPAYNLVDRIEQTRDFALPVIGLWKDGTRIRKMITFTIRHVNRPPVIEELPVFYVKQATRNSYQVPAEYVTDPDGDPIVFKPVSSSLPEGATMTSQGLITWTPSRKQFTTLKGNPLTIEFIVQDQPSKAETRGKLRIAQTQLDLPPEILIVPGDSAFTIKEDATISLKLYVSDPNGDDDVLSVGFIPSDQRISQNALKENTQLQYEFIWTPGYDFVDDAQKSLKTDLVFFCVDKEGNRTQRKATVVVIDTENLLLKDGLQYQKYRNSLLNAMELINLLDENQKKLNVDYKKAKKGKKKRSMVNASLGAVTGFSPVMFEPEQAKVVSAVGGTTVLTMNTLEVTEVIGKSKDDIMDKIKINVDIRNRAQSAGDEFARKYAQKSARRTIEFERDIDKLRTILNDQRIVLLELDAFKKKQPEYTNKDLKKTFADFSEEN comes from the coding sequence GTGTTCAGAATTTTTTCAATCGTATTTATTCTATCCGGGCACACGTTGCTTGCCCAGAACGGGCACGATTTGATATTTCCTGATTCCGCAGGCTGGAGTGTGCGTAGTGAGGGCGAAATAATCACATTCCGGATAAAAGCCATACCCCAGGAGGGCATACAAAGCATTTCTATTACCGGACTTGAGACATTCGGAATGCAGGTTGACTCTACCGGAAATTTTACCTGGACGCCTGCTTATAATCTGGTTGACCGTATTGAGCAAACCCGCGATTTTGCCTTACCGGTAATCGGGTTATGGAAAGATGGCACGCGCATCCGGAAAATGATAACATTTACCATCCGCCATGTTAACCGGCCTCCGGTAATTGAAGAGTTGCCCGTATTTTACGTAAAACAGGCAACCCGAAACAGCTACCAGGTACCCGCTGAATATGTTACTGACCCTGATGGAGATCCCATCGTCTTCAAACCGGTTTCATCCAGTTTGCCCGAAGGCGCCACGATGACTTCGCAAGGCCTCATTACCTGGACGCCCAGCCGAAAGCAGTTTACTACCCTTAAGGGAAACCCGTTAACGATCGAGTTTATTGTACAGGACCAACCCAGCAAGGCAGAAACACGCGGCAAACTTCGTATTGCACAGACACAACTGGATTTACCCCCGGAGATTCTTATCGTTCCCGGTGACTCTGCTTTTACAATAAAGGAAGACGCTACCATTAGCCTAAAACTATACGTATCCGATCCGAATGGCGATGATGATGTGTTAAGTGTGGGATTTATTCCATCGGACCAGCGAATTTCACAGAATGCTTTAAAAGAAAACACACAATTACAATACGAGTTCATCTGGACACCCGGTTACGATTTTGTAGATGATGCCCAGAAAAGCCTGAAGACTGACCTGGTCTTCTTTTGTGTGGATAAGGAAGGCAACCGGACCCAGAGAAAAGCAACCGTTGTGGTTATCGATACAGAAAACCTGTTGCTAAAGGATGGCCTCCAATATCAAAAATACCGTAACAGCCTGTTGAACGCCATGGAGCTGATAAATCTGCTTGATGAAAATCAGAAAAAACTAAATGTAGATTACAAGAAGGCCAAGAAGGGCAAGAAGAAGCGCTCCATGGTTAACGCATCACTGGGTGCCGTAACGGGGTTTTCGCCCGTGATGTTTGAGCCTGAACAGGCGAAGGTGGTCTCGGCTGTTGGCGGCACAACGGTGTTGACCATGAATACACTTGAGGTAACAGAAGTTATCGGTAAGTCGAAAGACGATATCATGGATAAGATCAAAATCAATGTGGATATCCGCAACCGGGCACAATCGGCCGGTGATGAGTTTGCCCGAAAGTATGCTCAAAAATCGGCACGGAGGACGATCGAGTTTGAGAGGGACATTGATAAACTCAGAACAATATTGAATGACCAGCGCATTGTGTTGTTGGAATTAGACGCATTTAAGAAAAAGCAGCCCGAATACACCAATAAAGATTTGAAGAAAACGTTTGCCGATTTTTCGGAGGAGAATTAG
- a CDS encoding GIY-YIG nuclease family protein, which translates to MFYTYILISAKDGTHYYGHSNDPNKRIQRHNQGKVRYTKTKRPWKLVYQEQFETKSEAYKRELFFKSIEGYNYLKKKGII; encoded by the coding sequence ATGTTCTATACTTACATCCTGATAAGTGCAAAGGACGGAACTCATTATTACGGGCATTCCAACGACCCGAATAAAAGAATCCAGAGGCATAATCAGGGAAAAGTAAGATACACCAAAACAAAACGTCCATGGAAGTTGGTGTATCAGGAGCAGTTTGAAACTAAATCAGAAGCGTATAAAAGAGAATTGTTCTTTAAATCAATTGAAGGATACAACTACCTGAAGAAAAAAGGTATCATTTAA